One segment of Enterobacter ludwigii DNA contains the following:
- the hflK gene encoding FtsH protease activity modulator HflK, translating to MAWNQPGNNGQDRDPWGSSNNQGGNSGGNGNKGGREQGPPDLDDIFRKLSKKLGGLGGGKGSGSGGGSTQGPRPQLGGRVVGIVAAAVVIIWAASGFYTIKEAERGVVTRFGKFSHLVEPGLNWKPTFIDDVTAVNVESVRELAASGVMLTSDENVVRVEMNVQYRVTDPQHYLFSVTSADDSLRQATDSALRGVIGKYTMDRILTEGRTVIRSDTQRELEETIRPYNMGITLLDVNFQAARPPEEVKAAFDDAIAARENEQQYIREAEAYTNEVQPRANGQAQRILEEARAYKTQTVLEAQGEVARFAKILPEYKAAPEITRERLYIETMEKVLSHTRKVLVNDSKGGNLMVLPLDQMLKGGSAPAAKADTSGANNLLRLPPAASGSSSATTTPSSNDGDIMDQRRANAQRNDYQRQGE from the coding sequence ATGGCGTGGAATCAGCCCGGTAATAACGGACAAGACCGCGACCCGTGGGGAAGCAGCAATAATCAAGGCGGCAACTCTGGGGGAAATGGCAACAAAGGTGGTCGCGAGCAGGGGCCGCCGGATCTGGATGATATCTTCCGCAAGCTAAGCAAGAAGCTTGGTGGCCTTGGCGGAGGTAAAGGTTCTGGCTCTGGTGGGGGTTCCACTCAGGGGCCGCGCCCGCAGTTAGGGGGCCGCGTGGTGGGCATTGTTGCCGCTGCCGTGGTGATCATCTGGGCTGCCAGCGGGTTCTACACCATTAAAGAAGCGGAACGCGGTGTGGTCACCCGTTTCGGGAAGTTCAGCCATCTGGTTGAGCCAGGTCTGAACTGGAAACCGACTTTCATTGACGACGTGACCGCGGTGAACGTGGAGTCTGTGCGTGAACTGGCGGCCTCCGGCGTGATGCTGACCTCCGACGAGAACGTTGTGCGCGTTGAGATGAACGTCCAGTACCGCGTCACCGATCCGCAGCACTACCTGTTTAGCGTGACCAGTGCAGATGACAGTCTGCGCCAGGCCACAGACAGTGCGCTGCGCGGTGTGATCGGTAAATACACCATGGACCGCATTCTGACCGAAGGTCGTACCGTTATTCGTAGCGATACCCAGCGTGAGCTGGAAGAGACCATTCGCCCGTACAACATGGGTATCACCCTGCTGGACGTCAACTTCCAGGCTGCTCGTCCGCCGGAAGAGGTGAAGGCCGCGTTTGATGACGCGATTGCCGCCCGTGAAAACGAACAACAGTACATCCGTGAAGCGGAAGCGTACACCAACGAAGTTCAGCCACGTGCTAACGGTCAGGCGCAGCGTATTCTTGAAGAAGCGCGTGCGTATAAAACTCAGACCGTCCTGGAAGCTCAGGGTGAAGTGGCGCGTTTCGCGAAGATTTTGCCAGAATATAAAGCGGCTCCGGAGATTACCCGTGAACGTCTTTATATTGAGACCATGGAAAAAGTGCTGAGCCATACGCGTAAGGTACTGGTTAACGACAGCAAAGGTGGAAACCTGATGGTACTGCCGTTGGATCAGATGCTGAAAGGCGGTTCGGCGCCGGCGGCAAAGGCGGATACCAGCGGTGCCAACAACCTGCTGCGTCTGCCACCTGCGGCATCCGGTAGCTCAAGCGCCACAACCACGCCTTCTTCGAACGATGGTGACATTATGGACCAACGCCGTGCTAACGCGCAGCGTAACGACTACCAGCGTCAGGGGGAATAA
- the hflC gene encoding protease modulator HflC, producing MRKSVIAIIIIVLVVLYTSIFVVKEGERGITLRFGKVLRDSENKPLVFEPGLHFKMPLIESVKTLDARIQTMDNQADRFVTKEKKDLIVDSYIKWRISDFSRYYLATGGGDVSQAEVLLKRKFSDRLRSEIGRLDVKDIVTDSRGRLTLEVRDALNSGSAGTEDEVTTPAADDAIAKAAERVQAETNGKVPVINPNSMAALGIEVVDVRIKQINLPAEVSEAIYNRMRAEREAVARRHRSQGQEEAEKLRAAADYEVTKTLAESERQGRILRGEGDAEAAKLFADAFSQDPDFYAFIRSLRAYENSFQSNQDVMVLSPDSDFFRYMKTPANATR from the coding sequence ATGCGTAAGTCAGTTATTGCGATCATCATCATCGTATTGGTCGTGCTTTATACCTCTATCTTTGTGGTGAAAGAGGGCGAGCGTGGAATTACCCTGCGTTTTGGTAAAGTTCTGCGCGACAGCGAGAACAAGCCGCTGGTGTTTGAGCCGGGCCTGCACTTTAAAATGCCACTGATTGAATCGGTGAAAACGCTCGACGCCCGTATCCAGACCATGGATAACCAGGCCGACCGTTTCGTGACTAAAGAGAAGAAAGACCTGATCGTTGATTCCTACATCAAATGGCGTATCAGTGATTTCAGCCGCTACTACCTGGCAACGGGCGGTGGCGACGTTTCTCAGGCGGAAGTGCTGTTGAAACGTAAGTTCTCTGACCGTCTGCGCTCTGAGATTGGTCGTCTGGATGTGAAAGACATCGTCACCGACTCCCGTGGTCGTCTGACGCTGGAAGTGCGTGATGCGCTGAACTCCGGTTCTGCAGGAACCGAAGACGAAGTCACCACCCCGGCAGCGGATGATGCCATTGCCAAAGCGGCAGAACGCGTTCAGGCTGAAACCAACGGCAAAGTGCCGGTGATCAACCCGAACAGTATGGCTGCTCTGGGTATCGAAGTGGTCGACGTCCGTATCAAGCAGATCAACCTGCCAGCGGAAGTGTCCGAGGCGATTTACAACCGTATGCGCGCCGAGCGTGAAGCGGTAGCCCGTCGTCATCGTTCACAAGGTCAGGAAGAGGCGGAGAAACTGCGTGCGGCAGCGGATTACGAAGTGACCAAGACGCTGGCAGAATCTGAGCGTCAGGGCCGTATTCTGCGCGGTGAAGGGGATGCCGAAGCGGCAAAACTGTTTGCCGATGCCTTCAGCCAGGATCCCGACTTCTACGCCTTTATCCGTAGCCTGCGTGCTTACGAGAACAGCTTCCAGAGCAACCAGGATGTGATGGTGCTCAGCCCGGACAGCGATTTCTTCCGTTACATGAAGACGCCGGCTAACGCAACGCGATAA
- a CDS encoding DUF2065 domain-containing protein yields the protein MNSTIWLALALVLVLEGLGPMLYPRAWRRMIASLSQLPDNILRRFGGGLVVAGIVIYYMLRKTIG from the coding sequence ATGAATTCAACGATTTGGCTTGCGCTGGCCCTGGTTCTGGTGCTGGAAGGCCTTGGACCGATGCTTTATCCGCGTGCATGGCGTCGGATGATAGCCTCTCTGAGCCAGTTGCCGGATAATATTTTGCGTCGATTTGGGGGCGGACTTGTGGTTGCCGGCATCGTTATCTACTACATGTTGAGGAAAACGATTGGCTGA
- a CDS encoding adenylosuccinate synthase produces MGNNVVVLGTQWGDEGKGKIVDLLTERAKYVVRYQGGHNAGHTLVINGEKTVLHLIPSGILRENVTSIIGNGVVLSPAALMKEMKGLEDRGIPVRERLLLSEACPLILDYHVALDVAREKARGAKAIGTTGRGIGPAYEDKVARRGLRVGDLFDKETFAEKLKEVMEYHNFQLVNFYKANAVDYQKVLDDVMAIADILTGMVVDVSDLLDQARKRGDFVMFEGAQGTLLDIDHGTYPYVTSSNTTAGGVATGSGLGPRYVDYVLGIIKAYSTRVGAGPFPTELFDETGEFLCKQGNEFGATTGRRRRTGWLDVVAVRRAVQINSLSGFCLTKLDVLDGLKEVKLCVGYRMPDGREVTTTPLAADDWKGIEPIYETMPGWSETTFGVKERSGLPQAALNYIKRIEELTEVPIDIISTGPDRTETMILRDPFDA; encoded by the coding sequence ATGGGTAACAACGTCGTCGTACTGGGCACCCAATGGGGTGACGAAGGTAAAGGGAAGATTGTTGATCTTCTGACTGAACGGGCTAAATATGTTGTACGCTACCAGGGCGGTCACAACGCAGGCCATACTCTCGTAATCAACGGTGAAAAAACCGTCCTCCATCTTATTCCATCAGGCATTCTTCGCGAAAACGTCACCAGCATCATCGGTAACGGCGTTGTGCTGTCTCCGGCTGCTCTGATGAAAGAGATGAAAGGTCTGGAAGACCGTGGTATCCCCGTTCGCGAGCGTCTGCTGCTCTCCGAAGCCTGCCCGCTGATCCTTGATTATCACGTGGCGCTGGACGTAGCGCGCGAAAAAGCGCGTGGCGCGAAAGCGATTGGCACGACCGGTCGTGGTATCGGCCCGGCTTATGAAGACAAAGTTGCTCGTCGCGGTCTGCGCGTGGGCGATCTGTTTGATAAAGAGACGTTCGCTGAAAAACTGAAAGAAGTGATGGAATATCACAACTTCCAGCTGGTGAACTTCTATAAAGCTAACGCTGTTGACTACCAGAAAGTGCTGGATGACGTCATGGCGATTGCTGACATTCTGACCGGTATGGTTGTTGATGTGTCCGATCTGCTGGACCAGGCGCGCAAGCGTGGCGATTTCGTCATGTTCGAAGGTGCGCAGGGTACGCTGCTGGACATCGACCACGGTACCTATCCGTACGTCACCTCCTCTAACACCACCGCAGGTGGCGTTGCGACCGGTTCTGGTCTGGGTCCACGTTATGTGGATTACGTTCTGGGCATCATCAAAGCTTACTCCACTCGCGTGGGTGCGGGTCCATTCCCGACTGAGCTGTTTGATGAAACCGGCGAGTTCCTGTGCAAGCAGGGTAACGAGTTTGGCGCGACCACCGGTCGTCGTCGTCGTACCGGCTGGCTGGACGTGGTAGCCGTGCGTCGCGCAGTACAGATTAACTCCCTGTCTGGTTTCTGCCTGACCAAACTGGACGTGCTGGACGGTCTGAAAGAGGTGAAACTCTGCGTAGGCTACCGTATGCCTGATGGTCGCGAAGTGACCACCACTCCGCTGGCTGCGGATGACTGGAAAGGCATCGAGCCAATCTACGAAACCATGCCAGGCTGGTCTGAAACGACGTTCGGTGTGAAAGAGCGTAGCGGTCTGCCACAGGCAGCACTGAATTACATCAAGCGTATTGAAGAACTGACCGAAGTGCCGATCGACATTATCTCTACCGGCCCTGATCGTACTGAAACGATGATCCTGCGCGACCCGTTCGACGCATAA
- the nsrR gene encoding nitric oxide-sensing transcriptional repressor NsrR, with amino-acid sequence MQLTSFTDYGLRALIYMASLPDGKMTSISEVTEVYGVSRNHMVKIINQLSRAGYVAAVRGKNGGIRLGKPAQSIRVGDVVRELEPLSLVNCSSAFCHITPACRLKQALSLAVQSFLKELDNYTLADLVEENQPLYKLLLVE; translated from the coding sequence GTGCAGTTAACAAGTTTCACCGATTACGGCTTACGCGCGCTGATTTACATGGCGTCGTTACCCGATGGGAAAATGACCAGTATCTCTGAGGTTACAGAGGTATACGGTGTGTCCCGTAATCATATGGTCAAAATAATCAATCAACTTAGTCGTGCCGGATACGTTGCTGCCGTCCGCGGGAAGAATGGTGGGATCCGTCTCGGTAAACCGGCGCAGAGTATTCGTGTTGGGGATGTGGTACGTGAACTGGAGCCGTTGTCTCTGGTGAACTGCAGCAGCGCGTTCTGCCACATTACGCCCGCTTGTCGCCTTAAACAGGCACTTTCTCTGGCCGTGCAAAGTTTTCTCAAGGAACTGGATAACTACACGCTGGCCGATTTGGTTGAAGAGAATCAACCACTTTATAAATTATTGCTGGTGGAATGA
- the rnr gene encoding ribonuclease R, translated as MSHDPFQEREAEKYANPIPSREFIIEHLTKREKPANREELAVELNIEGEEQIEALRRRLRAMERDGQLVFTRRQCYALPERLDLLKGTVIGHRDGYGFLRVEGRKDDLYLSSEQMKMCIHGDQILAQPLGADRKGRREARVVRVLVPKTSQIVGRYFTDAGVGFVVPDDSRLSFDILIPPEEVMGARMGFVVVVELTQRPTRRTKAVGKIVEVLGDNMGTGMAVDMALRTHEIPYVWPKAVEEQVVGLKEDVPEESKVGRVDLRDLPLVTIDGEDARDFDDAVYCEKKRGGGWRLWVAIADVSYYVRPHTPLDNEARSRGTSVYFPSQVIPMLPEVLSNGLCSLNPQVDRLCMVCEMTISTKGRLTGYKFYEAVMSSHARLTYTKVWHMLQGDQDLREQYAPLVKHIEELHNLYKTLDQAREERGGISFESEEAKFIFNAERRIERIEQTQRNDAHKLIEECMILANISAARFVEKAKEPALFRIHDKPSTEAITAFRSVLAELGLELPGGNKPEPRDYAELLESIGDRPDAEMLQTMLLRSMKQAIYDPENRGHFGLALQSYAHFTSPIRRYPDLSLHRAIKYLLAQEQGHKGNTTETGGYHYSMEEMLQLGQHCSMAERRADEATRDVADWLKCDFMLDQVGNVFKGVIASVTGFGFFVRLDELFIDGLVHVSSLDNDYYRFDQVGQRLIGESGGQTYRLGDRVEVKVEAVNMDDRKIDFSLISSERAPRNVGKTAREKTKKGGNGNTGGKRRQAGKKVNFEPDSAFRGEKKQKPKAAKKEARKAKKPSTKTQKIAAATRAKRAAKKQQAE; from the coding sequence ATGTCACATGATCCTTTCCAGGAACGCGAAGCCGAAAAATACGCGAATCCTATCCCCAGCCGCGAGTTCATCATTGAACACTTAACAAAACGCGAAAAACCCGCCAATCGTGAAGAACTTGCCGTTGAATTAAACATTGAAGGTGAAGAGCAAATTGAAGCCCTTCGCCGCCGCCTGCGCGCGATGGAGCGCGACGGGCAACTGGTCTTTACCCGCCGTCAGTGCTATGCGCTTCCCGAACGTCTTGACCTGCTGAAAGGCACCGTTATCGGCCACCGTGATGGCTATGGCTTCCTGCGCGTAGAAGGCCGTAAAGACGATCTTTATCTTTCCTCTGAACAGATGAAGATGTGCATTCACGGTGACCAGATCCTGGCGCAACCGCTGGGCGCGGACCGTAAAGGCCGCCGCGAAGCGCGCGTGGTGCGTGTCCTGGTCCCTAAAACAAGCCAGATTGTTGGCCGCTACTTTACCGATGCAGGCGTGGGCTTTGTGGTGCCGGACGACAGCCGCCTGAGCTTCGATATCCTGATCCCGCCTGAAGAGGTGATGGGCGCCCGTATGGGCTTTGTGGTGGTGGTTGAACTCACCCAGCGTCCTACCCGACGCACCAAGGCGGTCGGGAAAATCGTCGAAGTGTTAGGCGATAACATGGGCACCGGCATGGCCGTTGATATGGCGCTGCGTACTCATGAAATTCCTTACGTCTGGCCGAAAGCGGTTGAAGAGCAGGTTGTCGGCCTGAAAGAAGACGTGCCGGAAGAGTCCAAAGTGGGCCGCGTGGATTTGCGCGATCTGCCGCTGGTGACTATTGATGGTGAAGATGCCCGCGACTTCGATGATGCCGTTTATTGCGAGAAAAAACGCGGCGGCGGCTGGCGTCTGTGGGTTGCCATCGCTGACGTAAGCTATTACGTGCGCCCGCATACTCCGCTGGATAACGAAGCGCGCAGCCGTGGAACGTCGGTCTACTTCCCGTCGCAGGTAATCCCGATGCTGCCGGAAGTCTTGTCTAACGGCCTGTGCTCCCTGAACCCGCAGGTTGACCGCCTTTGCATGGTCTGCGAGATGACCATCTCCACCAAAGGGCGCTTAACGGGTTACAAATTCTACGAAGCGGTAATGAGCTCCCATGCGCGCCTGACCTACACCAAGGTCTGGCATATGCTGCAGGGCGATCAGGATCTGCGTGAGCAGTATGCGCCGCTGGTGAAACACATCGAAGAGCTGCATAACCTCTACAAAACGCTGGATCAGGCGCGTGAAGAGCGCGGCGGGATCTCGTTTGAGAGCGAAGAGGCGAAGTTCATCTTTAACGCTGAACGCCGCATTGAACGTATTGAGCAGACCCAGCGTAACGATGCCCATAAGCTGATTGAAGAGTGTATGATTCTGGCAAACATCTCGGCGGCACGTTTTGTTGAGAAAGCCAAAGAACCTGCGCTGTTCCGTATTCACGATAAACCGTCGACCGAAGCCATCACTGCGTTCCGCTCCGTGCTGGCTGAACTGGGTCTGGAACTGCCTGGCGGTAACAAGCCAGAGCCGCGTGATTACGCTGAATTGCTGGAGTCGATTGGCGATCGCCCGGATGCAGAAATGCTGCAGACCATGCTGCTGCGTTCCATGAAGCAGGCGATTTACGATCCGGAAAACCGCGGTCACTTCGGCCTGGCGCTGCAGTCTTATGCCCACTTTACCTCGCCGATCCGTCGTTATCCGGACCTTTCCCTGCACCGCGCGATCAAGTATCTGCTGGCGCAGGAGCAGGGTCATAAAGGTAATACGACCGAAACCGGTGGCTACCATTATTCAATGGAAGAGATGCTGCAACTCGGTCAGCACTGTTCCATGGCCGAACGTCGTGCAGATGAAGCGACGCGCGACGTGGCAGACTGGCTGAAGTGTGACTTTATGCTGGACCAGGTGGGTAACGTCTTTAAAGGCGTGATTGCCAGCGTCACCGGCTTTGGTTTCTTCGTCCGTCTGGATGAACTGTTTATCGACGGTCTGGTGCATGTCTCCAGCCTGGATAACGACTACTACCGTTTCGACCAGGTCGGGCAGCGCCTGATTGGTGAATCTGGCGGCCAGACCTATCGTCTTGGCGATCGCGTGGAAGTGAAGGTCGAAGCCGTTAATATGGACGACCGTAAAATCGACTTTAGCCTGATCTCCAGCGAGCGTGCCCCGCGTAATGTGGGTAAAACGGCGCGTGAAAAGACGAAAAAAGGGGGCAACGGCAACACCGGTGGCAAACGTCGTCAGGCGGGTAAGAAGGTAAACTTCGAGCCAGACAGCGCGTTCCGCGGTGAGAAGAAACAGAAGCCGAAGGCCGCAAAGAAAGAGGCCCGGAAGGCGAAAAAGCCGTCCACCAAAACGCAGAAAATCGCGGCTGCCACCAGGGCAAAGCGCGCAGCGAAGAAACAGCAGGCGGAGTAA
- the rlmB gene encoding 23S rRNA (guanosine(2251)-2'-O)-methyltransferase RlmB, whose translation MSEMIYGIHAVQALLERAPERFQEVFILKGREDKRLMPLIHALEAQGVVIQLANRQFLDEKSEGAVHQGIIARVKPGRQYQENDLPDLIAGLENPFFLILDGVTDPHNLGACLRSADAAGVHAVIVPRDRSAQLNATAKKVACGAAENVPLIRVTNLARTMRMLQEENIWIVGTAGEADHTLYQSKMTGRLALVMGAEGEGMRRLTREHCDELISIPMAGSVSSLNVSVATGICLFEAVRQRGE comes from the coding sequence ATGAGTGAAATGATTTACGGCATCCACGCGGTGCAGGCCCTGCTGGAGCGCGCACCGGAGCGTTTTCAGGAAGTGTTTATTCTGAAAGGGCGTGAAGACAAACGTCTGATGCCGCTGATCCACGCCCTGGAAGCACAAGGTGTCGTGATCCAGCTGGCGAACCGCCAGTTCCTGGATGAGAAAAGTGAAGGTGCCGTTCACCAGGGCATTATTGCCCGCGTTAAGCCAGGCCGTCAGTATCAGGAAAACGATCTGCCGGATCTTATCGCCGGGCTGGAAAATCCATTCTTCTTGATCCTTGACGGCGTGACCGACCCGCACAACCTTGGCGCATGTCTGCGAAGCGCAGATGCGGCAGGTGTTCATGCCGTTATCGTGCCGAGGGATCGCTCTGCACAGCTTAACGCGACGGCGAAGAAAGTGGCCTGTGGCGCAGCGGAAAACGTACCGCTGATCCGCGTCACCAACCTGGCGCGCACCATGCGTATGCTGCAGGAAGAGAATATCTGGATCGTCGGTACCGCGGGTGAAGCTGATCATACTCTTTATCAGAGCAAGATGACCGGCCGTCTGGCACTGGTAATGGGTGCCGAGGGCGAAGGTATGCGCCGTCTGACCCGTGAGCATTGCGATGAGCTGATCAGCATTCCAATGGCGGGCAGCGTGTCGTCTCTGAACGTCTCCGTGGCAACAGGTATCTGCCTGTTTGAAGCGGTACGTCAGCGCGGGGAATAA
- a CDS encoding MFS transporter, with product MQPDAHKRALIAGSIGNFIEWYEFAVYGFLATVIAKNFFQLEGDAGLTSLILTYASFAIAFFFRPLGAVVFGRIGDRIGRKPTLIIVLVLMTLATAAIGIVPVYASIGIAAPLIITLLRILQGLFAGGEYGGAVSLMTEFAPRGKRGLYGAWQSFTVALGLLAGAGIVALLSALLTPEALHDWGWRIPFFLALPMGVVALWLRVSMEETPSFVQQQEKPVAAQADTVATLNAIAMGIGRVMVWSAAGYTYLVIMPTYLQSALHTGFNQALLIAVISNIGFALTIIPSGILSDKIGRRTVMIVATTLLLLLALPLLKVLQAESSTLAIKALVVLIAGGLVGMLAGPGPAMLSEMFPTRVRYTGLGLAYSLSNALFSGCAGLIITGLIKETGNLDIPAYYVMATAVVSIFALMTLRKDDHLRSLEE from the coding sequence ATGCAACCGGACGCGCACAAGCGTGCATTAATTGCAGGCTCCATTGGTAACTTTATCGAGTGGTATGAGTTTGCGGTCTATGGTTTTCTGGCGACCGTAATTGCGAAGAACTTCTTCCAGCTTGAGGGGGACGCGGGGCTGACCAGCCTGATCCTCACCTACGCTTCCTTTGCCATCGCCTTCTTCTTCCGCCCGCTGGGCGCGGTGGTGTTTGGCAGAATAGGTGACCGGATAGGCCGAAAACCGACGCTGATTATTGTACTGGTGCTGATGACGCTGGCCACCGCCGCAATCGGTATTGTGCCGGTCTATGCCAGCATCGGTATTGCCGCCCCGCTGATTATCACGCTGCTGCGCATCCTGCAGGGATTGTTCGCCGGTGGTGAGTATGGTGGCGCCGTCTCGCTGATGACCGAATTTGCCCCACGCGGCAAGCGGGGCCTCTACGGTGCATGGCAGTCATTTACCGTCGCGCTGGGCCTGTTAGCAGGCGCTGGCATTGTCGCACTGCTCTCCGCCCTTCTGACACCGGAAGCCCTGCATGACTGGGGCTGGCGCATCCCGTTCTTCCTGGCATTACCGATGGGCGTGGTGGCGCTGTGGCTGCGGGTGAGTATGGAAGAGACGCCAAGCTTTGTGCAGCAGCAGGAAAAGCCGGTTGCCGCTCAGGCTGATACCGTCGCCACGCTCAACGCCATTGCGATGGGCATTGGCCGGGTGATGGTCTGGTCAGCGGCAGGTTATACCTATCTGGTGATTATGCCCACCTATCTGCAGTCGGCGCTGCATACCGGGTTTAACCAGGCGCTGTTGATTGCGGTGATTTCGAATATCGGTTTTGCGCTGACGATTATTCCATCCGGGATCCTGAGCGACAAAATCGGACGCCGCACGGTGATGATCGTCGCCACCACGTTGCTGCTGCTCCTTGCCCTGCCGCTGCTGAAGGTTTTACAGGCGGAGTCCAGCACGCTGGCCATCAAAGCGCTGGTGGTGCTGATTGCGGGTGGTCTGGTGGGGATGCTGGCAGGCCCCGGGCCGGCGATGCTCTCAGAGATGTTCCCGACGCGCGTACGGTATACCGGGCTTGGGCTGGCTTATTCCCTGTCGAACGCCCTTTTCTCGGGCTGCGCGGGGTTGATTATTACCGGGCTGATTAAAGAGACGGGCAACCTGGATATTCCGGCTTATTACGTCATGGCGACGGCGGTAGTGAGTATCTTCGCGCTAATGACGCTCAGGAAGGATGACCATTTGCGGTCACTGGAGGAGTGA
- a CDS encoding isovaleryl-CoA dehydrogenase, whose translation MHWQTHTVFNQPAPLSNSNLFLSDCALRDAVVREGAEWDIELLASIGQQLGTAESLELGRLANVNPPELLRYDATGERLDDVRFHPAWHLLMQGLCANRVHNLAWEEEARKGAFVARAARFVLHAQVEAGTLCPVTMTFAATPLLQQALPEPFRDWITPLMSDRYDPHLAPGAQKRGLLIGMGMTEKQGGSDVLSNTTKAEKCSDGSYRLIGHKWFFSVPQSDAHLVLAQAKGGLSCFFVPRFLPDGQRNAVRLERLKEKLGNRSNASSEAEFLDASGWLLGEEGEGVRQILRMGGLTRFDCALGSHGLMRRALSVALYHAHQRQTFGKNLIDQPLMRDVLSRMALMLEGQTALLFRLARAWDRRADPQEAAWARLFTPAAKYSVCKAGIPFAAEAMEVLGGTGYCEESELPRLYREMPVNSIWEGSGNIMCLDVLRVLTKQSGILDLLVDDFAQVKGQDRHFDRSWRQLQQKLRKPQEAQGREITQQLFLLGAGSQMLRHASPPVAQAWCRMMLDTRGGTLMSEQVQNDLLLRATGRVG comes from the coding sequence ATGCACTGGCAGACCCATACCGTTTTTAATCAACCTGCACCGCTCTCAAACAGCAACCTTTTCCTCTCTGATTGCGCTCTGCGTGACGCGGTTGTTCGCGAAGGCGCCGAGTGGGATATCGAGCTTCTTGCCAGCATCGGCCAGCAGTTAGGAACCGCGGAATCGCTGGAACTGGGCAGGCTGGCGAACGTTAATCCACCGGAGTTATTACGCTATGACGCCACCGGGGAGCGACTGGATGATGTTCGCTTTCATCCCGCATGGCACCTCTTAATGCAGGGACTTTGCGCCAACCGTGTCCATAACCTGGCGTGGGAAGAGGAGGCGCGCAAAGGCGCGTTTGTCGCCAGAGCTGCACGTTTTGTCCTGCACGCTCAGGTAGAAGCGGGCACGCTTTGCCCTGTCACCATGACCTTTGCTGCTACACCGCTGCTGCAACAGGCGCTGCCCGAGCCGTTCCGTGACTGGATCACGCCGTTAATGAGCGATCGTTACGATCCTCATCTTGCGCCGGGGGCGCAAAAGCGTGGCCTGCTGATTGGCATGGGGATGACAGAAAAACAGGGCGGCTCGGACGTACTCAGCAATACCACCAAAGCGGAAAAGTGCAGTGACGGCAGCTACCGGCTTATCGGGCATAAATGGTTTTTCTCTGTGCCGCAAAGCGATGCGCATCTGGTGCTGGCCCAGGCGAAAGGGGGGCTGTCCTGCTTTTTTGTTCCACGCTTTTTGCCTGACGGGCAACGCAATGCCGTACGTCTGGAGCGGCTAAAAGAGAAGCTCGGCAACCGCTCTAACGCCAGCAGCGAAGCGGAGTTCCTGGATGCGTCCGGCTGGCTGCTGGGGGAAGAAGGAGAAGGGGTACGCCAGATCCTCCGAATGGGCGGGCTGACGCGGTTTGACTGCGCGCTGGGCAGCCATGGGCTGATGCGTCGGGCTTTATCCGTGGCGCTTTACCATGCGCATCAACGCCAGACGTTTGGTAAAAACCTTATCGACCAGCCGCTCATGCGCGATGTGCTGAGCCGCATGGCGCTGATGCTGGAGGGCCAGACGGCACTGTTGTTCCGTCTGGCCCGGGCGTGGGACAGGCGTGCCGATCCTCAGGAGGCCGCCTGGGCACGGCTTTTCACCCCCGCGGCGAAATACAGCGTCTGCAAAGCGGGTATCCCGTTTGCGGCGGAAGCCATGGAAGTGCTCGGCGGCACAGGCTACTGCGAGGAGAGTGAGCTTCCCCGTTTGTACCGTGAGATGCCCGTGAACAGCATCTGGGAAGGGTCCGGCAATATTATGTGCCTGGACGTTCTGCGTGTACTGACGAAGCAATCCGGCATCCTCGACCTGCTTGTGGATGATTTTGCCCAGGTAAAAGGGCAGGACAGGCACTTCGATCGCAGCTGGCGTCAGCTTCAGCAAAAACTGCGAAAACCGCAGGAGGCGCAGGGGCGGGAGATCACGCAACAGCTTTTCCTGCTGGGGGCCGGAAGTCAGATGCTGCGGCACGCATCGCCACCCGTGGCGCAGGCGTGGTGCCGCATGATGCTTGATACCCGCGGCGGTACGCTGATGAGCGAGCAGGTGCAAAATGACCTGCTGTTGCGTGCCACGGGCAGGGTTGGCTAA